A genome region from Penicillium psychrofluorescens genome assembly, chromosome: 3 includes the following:
- a CDS encoding uncharacterized protein (ID:PFLUO_004560-T1.cds;~source:funannotate): MGRFFAVSVAVLAATGSFLFGYDSGVMTDVIQSPNFLQYFNTTQASAIIGAINSTYSGGAAIGSLQGGLTMDRFGRKFTIQMGAFICLVGATLQAAAHNLAMILTGRILAGWAVGLLSMSVPVYQAECAHPRSRGMMVGMAQQMIGVGFIVSTWVGYGSLHAPNTSQLQWRFPLAFQVVPALVLGIGMMFVPESPRHLIEKQQYDEAWRVLQKLHFDGSNDAWIYREYTEIRTTIEAEKALGTPGWGAMFTVPQWRTRLLHGVAVQAFTQMTGINVIGYYQTIMYKALGITGHRNTLVAGLYNCVGPITNLIFIVFLLDRVGRRKPMLFGSITISLALICEAALNSQNPDGQRLGYSIGGVFFLFLVSVLFSLSFGPCSWVYMAEVMPMQIRGKGNAFAVGVGNWAVSTLWNQVSPIALDKIQWKFYFVFVACNLCISLPVIYFFFQETKQKSLEEIDLLFGGRALSTLPEEVGVVALQDEKEQASVLPVEDASYPA; encoded by the exons ATGGGCCGTTTCTTCGCCGTCTCCGTGGCCGTGttggcggcgacggggtcATTCTTATTCGGATATGATTCTGGCGTGATGACAGATGTGATTCAGTCACCCAATTTCTTGCAGTATTTCAATACCACGCAAGCATCGGCCATCATCGGGGCGATCAACAGCACCTATTCTGGTGGAG CGGCCATCGGGTCTCTCCAAGGCGGCCTGACCATGGATCGTTTCGGCCGCAAGTTCACCATCCAAATGGGTGCTTTCATCTGCCTGGTCGGTGCAACTTTGCAGGCCGCAGCACATAACCTCGCCATGATCCTCACCGGTCGTATTCTGGCCGGCTGGGCTGTCGGCCTGCTGTCCATGTCAGTACCGGTTTATCAAGCCGAGTGTGCACACCCGCGGTCCCGGGGCATGATGGTTGGGATGGCGCAGCAGATGATAGGCGTTGGCTTCATTGTGAGCAC ATGGGTGGGATATGGGTCTCTTCACGCGCCGAACACTAGTCAACTTCAGTGGCGCTTCCCGCTCGCCTTCCAGGTCGTCCCAGCGCTGGTCCTGGGTATTGGCATGATGTTTGTGCCAGAGTCGCCGCGGCACCTCATTGAAAAGCAGCAGTACGACGAGGCGTGGCGCGTTCTACAGAAACTGCACTTCGACGGTAGCAATGATGCCTGGATCTATCGCGAGTACACTGAGATCCGGACGACGATCGAGGCCGAAAAGGCTCTCGGAACGCCGGGCTGGGGGGCCATGTTTACTGTTCCGCAATGGCGGACTCGCTTGCT TCACGGCGTCGCCGTTCAAGCATTCACCCAGATGACGGGGATCAACGTGATAGGCTACTACCAAACGATCATGTACAAGGCTCTCGGCATCACAGGCCATCGCAACACGCTAGTAGCGGGCCTGTACAACTGCGTTGGCCCGATCACCAACCTGATCTTCATTGTGTTTCTGCTAGACCGCGTCGGACGCCGCAAACCCATGCTATTTGGCTCGATCACCATCTCGCTCGCCCTGATCTGCGAGGCAGCCCTTAATTCACAGAACCCGGACGGCCAGCGGCTCGGGTATAGTATTGGTGgtgtttttttcttgttcctcgTGTCAGTGTTGTTCTCGCTGTCATTTGGGCCTTGCAGCTGGGTGTACATGGCCGAAGTGATGCCGATGCAGATTCGAGGTAAAGGAAATGCCTTCGCCGTAGGGGTTGGCAATTGGGCGGTCAGTACTCTGTGGAATCAGGTGTCGCCCATTGCGCTGGACAAGATTCAATGGAAATTTTACTTTGTGTTTGTCGCATGCA ATCTCTGCATCTCCCTACCGGTTAtttacttcttctttcaagaAACCAAGCAGAAATCCCTCGAGGAAATTGATCTATTGTTTGGTGGGAGAGCCCTAAGCACATTACCGGAGGAGGTGGGCGTCGTGGCATTGCAGGACGAAAAGGAACAGGCCTCGGTCCTGCCGGTGGAGGATGCGAGCTATCCCGCGTAA
- a CDS encoding uncharacterized protein (ID:PFLUO_004561-T1.cds;~source:funannotate) — MSTVIVFGPTGRIGSVAARTAHEHGAKVSLAMRNTQKPIPGLSAEEERAGGFERVPADLTDPDSVAAAVQKSGARRAFIYLAFGMPDHMRSTLRALKSSGIEFVVFLSSFTISRELADIPPSELIAYVHAQVEISLDEVFGQENYVALRPGTFATNTIRFKDGINAGEVKLFAPDFMFDLITPIDMGRVGGTILVQGPRNSQRKVYLYGPKIYTQQDGIATIAKVLGKEVKFSKITAQEELDAQIQAGAPRPFAEYIVRITGEPDKGHRANYEEGVENIKLYTGKPATGLEEWVEANKELYSV, encoded by the coding sequence ATGTCGACTGTAATTGTATTTGGCCCGACCGGCCGCATCGGTTCTGTCGCGGCACGCACTGCCCACGAGCATGGGGCCAAGGTTTCCCTGGCCATGCGCAACACCCAGAAGCCCATCCCAGGCCTGAGTGCAGAGGAAGAACGGGCTGGTGGCTTTGAAAGAGTCCCAGCTGACCTGACTGACCCCGACTCTGTCGCCGCAGCAGTTCAAAAATCAGGTGCCCGACGTGCATTTATCTATCTCGCATTCGGGATGCCTGACCATATGCGGTCCACACTGCGAGCCCTCAAGTCCTCCGGTATTGAATTTGTCGTCTTCCTGAGCAGCTTCACTATTTCACGCGAGTTAGCCGACATTCCACCCAGTGAACTCATTGCCTATGTCCACGCTCAAGTCGAGATCAGTCTCGACGAAGTCTTCGGACAGGAGAACTACGTGGCCCTGCGGCCGGGAACATTCGCCACGAATACGATTCGATTCAAGGACGGTATAAATGCAGGCGAAGTGAAGCTCTTCGCGCCGGACTTCATGTTCGACCTCATCACGCCCATCGACATGGGTCGCGTCGGCGGCACGATTCTGGTGCAGGGCCCGCGCAATAGCCAGCGCAAGGTGTACCTATATGGACCCAAGATTTATACACAACAAGATGGCATTGCAACCATTGCGAAGGTCTTGGGCAAAGAAGTTAAGTTCTCGAAGATCACTGCGCAGGAGGAACTGGATGCGCAAATCCAAGCCGGCGCGCCTCGGCCGTTCGCGGAATACATAGTGCGGATAACCGGGGAGCCGGATAAGGGGCATCGTGCAAATTATGAAGAAGGCGTTGAGAACATAAAGCTGTACACGGGCAAGCCTGCGACCGGATtggaggagtgggtggaAGCCAACAAGGAGCTTTACAGTGTCTGA